The Toxoplasma gondii ME49 chromosome III, whole genome shotgun sequence genome includes a window with the following:
- a CDS encoding hypothetical protein (encoded by transcript TGME49_253460~Signal peptide predicted by SignalP 2.0 HMM (probability 0.999) with cleavage site probability 0.780 at residue 20), giving the protein MRLSLCLAAVAVICSKSAHALSKNDHGRILQNSSTRQCEKCKAACPHRHRHKHTNHVDVKVKEEAELAAAKEKGKEEGHAAAQKLIPEGPYTETPHPSTNKIPRSGEAKAEELSLPEKIEGIDVTESLETAERTLTELPTASEAAATTGEVPVNEMWAPQATELPKQHIDDDEGCSSFLTKTQRRLRNLESRA; this is encoded by the exons ATGAGACTTTCCTTGTGTCTGGCGGCCGTGGCCGTCATCTGCTCGAAGAGCGCCCACGCTCTTTCGAAAAATGATCATGGTCGGATTCTGCAAAACTCAAGTACCCGCCAGTGCGAAAAGTGCAAAGCCGCGTGCCCTCACAGACATAGGCATAAGCACACCAACCACGTCGATGTTAAGGTAAAGGAAGAGGCGGAGCTGGCAGCAG ccaaagaaaagggaaaagaagaaggccaCGCTGCAG CACAAAAACTGATACCGGAGGGACCTTATACTGAAACACCTCACCCGTCAACG AACAAGATTCCTCGATCTGGCGAAGCAAAGGCAGAAGAACT GTCCTTGCCTGAAAAGATCGAAGGCATCG ACGTTACAGAATCTCTTGAGACAGCAGAAAGGACACTGACGGAGCTGCCAACGGCTTCAGAG GCTGCAGCTACAACGGGAGAG GTTCCTGTGAATGAAATGTGGGCCCCACAAGCCACTGAGCTACCAAAACAACACATTGACGACGATGAGGGATGCAGTAGCTTCCTTACGAAAACACAAAGACGTTTGAGGAATCTTGAATCACGTGCATGA
- the ALV8 gene encoding alveolin domain containing intermediate filament IMC13 (encoded by transcript TGME49_253470~Gene product name based on ToxoDB Community Expert Annotation.) — translation METMAQQSGFCQPPGSPVNGAPSNTIYVPLINQTIRRNRIVEIPEIHVVEKLVPKIQVQDVIRKVPRTDIQWVEKIVEVPQIQVIEKIVEVPQVHEIRREVPRVEVQEIVHRVPRYHVQNVEKYVEIPQIQYVEKYVEVPQIQEVVKFRERVEIVEVPVEKIREVPRIEVKVVEKIRHVPGPIEYIDVPQERIIEKPVYETIEKIVEVPEVHDVVVEKPIMVPVPGPEVEVPVEVPVYYDVPEYYPGPTRVIPVEKEKLYEKLVEVPVHVAQESIRVVRVPHEVPVDVYKEVPVPRYIDQVVEVPIQVPVPQPPPVIHPVLQNQIIEEEPIYEQGPPRYIYETPVWAPPVYDDSRPPPIESPSYLPPGGLVPEPPQVGSESQFLSQKCNGHSSPGFEK, via the exons ATGGAAACGATGGCTCAGCAGTCAGGTTTTTGTCAGCCTCCAGGCTCTCCTGTTAACG GAGCTCCATCTAACACAATTTACGTTCCACTGATAAATCAGACCATCAGGAGGAACCGCATTGTAGAAATTCCTGAGATCCACGTGGTTGAAAAGCTGGTGCCAAAGATACAGGTGCAAGATGTGATTCGAAAAGTGCCACGAACTGACATTCAGTGGGTGGAGAAAATCGTCGAGGTCCCTCAGATTCAG GTGATCGAGAAGATCGTGGAAGTCCCTCAAGTACATGAGATTCGTCGAGAAGTTCCTCGCGTCGAAGTCCAAGAAATTGTTCACAGAGTCCCACGGTATCATGTGCAAAATGTAGAAAAATACGTGGAGATCCCTCAGATTCAGTATGTGGAGAAGTACGTGGAGGTTCCACAGATCCAAGAAGTAGTCAAGTTTCGG gagagagtggagatTGTCGAGGTCCCCGTTGAGAAAATCCGTGAAGTCCCCCGCATTGAGGTCAAAGTTGTCGAGAAGATTCGCCATGTTCCCGGTCCGATCGAGTACATTGACGTCCCTCAGGAACGCATCATTGAAAAGCCGGTTTATGAAACAATTGAAAAGATCGTGGAAGTTCCGGAAGTGCAT GATGTCGTAGTGGAGAAGCCAATTATGGTGCCAGTTCCGGGACCTGAGGTGGAAGTGCCCGTTGAAGTTCCTGTTTACTACGACGTCCCTGAGTACTACCCGGGACCCACCAGGGTCATCCCAgttgagaaggagaaactctACGAGAAGCTGGTCGAAGTTCCAGT GCATGTCGCTCAAGAAAGCATCAGGGTTGTGCGCGTTCCGCATGAAGTGCCAGTTGACGTGTACAAAGAAGTTCCGGTACCTCGCTACATCGATCAAGTTGTCGAAGTTCCTATTCAAGTTCCCGTCCCTCAACCGCCCCCCGTTATTCATCCGGTCTTGCAAAAT CAAATAATTGAAGAGGAACCCATTTACGAGCAAGGGCCACCCCGTTATATTTACGAGACGCCGGTGTGGGCTCCTCCAGTGTACGACGACTCACGCCCGCCGCCGATCGAAAGTCCTTCATACCTGCCACCAGGTGGGCTTGTTCCTGAGCCCCCTCAGGTCGGGTCTGAGTCTCAGTTTCTGTCACAGAAGTGCAACGGTCACTCTTCGCCTGGCTTCGAGAAGTAA